A genomic region of Exiguobacterium oxidotolerans JCM 12280 contains the following coding sequences:
- a CDS encoding Na+/H+ antiporter family protein, translated as MFNAVVLAVILLFVLAIFRVHIVLAMVISALAGGLLGGLGLTKTIESFSGGLGAGAEIALSYALLGAFAVALSKTGLPDALAHSLIARSKGSADATSVKKLKGFIMFAILLLAISSQNVLPIHIAFIPIIIPPLLGLFNDLKIDRRRMAIIMTFGLVTPYMFLPIGFGDIYLNQILLPNLQENGMDTAGASVIKAMAIPALGMLFGLLLGLYNYRKPREYEMRNIAPDDYEIPVVTKSKLLLSSIVVIATLVVQLTTESMIIAATTGLLLFLVLRLVRFSEADDVITRGMRMMSFIGFVMISANGFSNVLRETGDIEPLVENSKSLMGDSQLVAAFVMLSIGLLVTVGIGSSFSTIPVIAAIFVPLCIQYGFSLEATIAIIGTAGALGDAGSPASDSTLGPTSGLNADGQHDHMRETVIPTFLHYNLPLLIFGTIAAVIL; from the coding sequence ATGTTCAATGCTGTTGTTTTAGCCGTTATCCTTTTATTTGTCTTAGCCATCTTCCGTGTCCACATCGTCCTCGCGATGGTCATCAGCGCTCTCGCCGGTGGTTTGCTCGGCGGTCTTGGTCTAACGAAAACGATTGAAAGTTTCTCAGGTGGTCTTGGAGCCGGCGCAGAAATTGCCCTCAGTTATGCCCTGCTCGGTGCGTTTGCCGTCGCCCTGTCAAAAACCGGGCTGCCGGACGCCCTCGCACATAGCTTGATTGCTCGCTCAAAAGGCAGTGCCGATGCGACGTCGGTCAAGAAGTTAAAAGGGTTCATCATGTTCGCGATTTTATTACTCGCAATCAGTTCACAAAACGTCTTGCCGATTCACATCGCCTTCATTCCGATCATCATCCCGCCGTTACTCGGTCTGTTCAATGATTTGAAGATTGACCGGCGCCGGATGGCGATTATCATGACGTTTGGTCTCGTCACACCGTATATGTTTTTACCAATCGGTTTCGGTGATATCTATCTCAATCAGATTCTGTTACCGAACTTACAAGAAAACGGGATGGACACCGCTGGCGCATCGGTCATCAAAGCGATGGCAATCCCGGCGCTCGGGATGTTGTTCGGATTGTTACTCGGTCTATACAATTACCGAAAACCGCGTGAATATGAGATGCGGAACATCGCACCAGACGATTACGAGATTCCCGTCGTCACGAAATCCAAATTATTACTGAGTTCAATTGTCGTCATCGCGACGCTCGTCGTCCAGTTGACGACTGAATCGATGATCATCGCTGCGACGACCGGTCTCCTGCTCTTCCTCGTGTTACGACTCGTCCGCTTCAGCGAAGCAGACGATGTCATCACACGCGGTATGCGGATGATGTCGTTCATCGGATTCGTCATGATTTCAGCGAACGGCTTCTCAAACGTTTTACGTGAGACAGGTGATATCGAACCACTCGTCGAAAACTCAAAATCGTTGATGGGCGATTCGCAGCTCGTCGCTGCCTTCGTCATGTTATCGATCGGACTCCTCGTCACGGTCGGTATCGGTTCAAGTTTCTCGACAATTCCGGTCATCGCCGCCATCTTCGTCCCGCTCTGTATCCAGTACGGATTCAGTCTCGAGGCGACGATTGCCATCATCGGAACAGCCGGTGCACTCGGTGACGCCGGTAGTCCGGCGAGTGATTCAACACTCGGACCGACGAGCGGATTGAATGCCGACGGACAACACGATCACATGCGTGAAACGGTCATTCCGACATTCTTACACTACAACTTACCATTACTGATTTTCGGTACGATTGCTGCCGTCATTCTTTAA
- a CDS encoding ABC transporter permease codes for MWRETLILTKRSLLVTLRNPFSFIPNLIISVFFLLVYTSGLSGISSLPQFGGVDYLNFILPVSIVSGAVGGAGGAGQALVKDIESGYFARLLLTPVSRTAIVLGPMLAGMLQLFVQTLLIFGMGFLLGLSIPAGAAGFFLTIVLALGFGLAFAGYSVGVALKTRNAQAAQAGTLLFFPLIFLSTTFVPKELIEAEWLKIAATLNPTTYIMEGMRAVLLRETIDWSVYTQGVLVAAVLSLAMVVFAALNARGALKK; via the coding sequence ATGTGGCGGGAAACCTTGATTTTGACAAAACGCAGTTTACTCGTGACGTTACGGAATCCGTTCTCATTCATCCCGAATTTAATCATCAGCGTCTTTTTCCTGCTCGTCTATACGAGCGGATTATCCGGCATCTCGAGCTTACCCCAGTTCGGGGGCGTCGATTATTTGAACTTCATCTTACCCGTCTCAATCGTCTCCGGTGCCGTCGGTGGAGCAGGGGGCGCGGGACAAGCCCTCGTCAAGGATATCGAGAGCGGTTACTTCGCACGGCTGCTGTTGACACCGGTTTCGCGGACAGCCATCGTCCTCGGACCGATGCTTGCCGGGATGTTACAGTTATTCGTCCAAACACTGTTGATTTTCGGCATGGGCTTTTTACTTGGATTATCGATTCCTGCTGGAGCTGCAGGTTTTTTCTTGACGATTGTCCTTGCGCTTGGCTTCGGACTTGCCTTTGCCGGCTATTCGGTCGGGGTCGCCCTGAAAACACGCAATGCACAGGCCGCACAAGCCGGAACGTTGTTGTTCTTCCCATTGATTTTCTTATCGACGACGTTCGTCCCGAAAGAGTTGATTGAAGCGGAATGGTTAAAAATCGCAGCGACACTCAATCCGACAACGTACATCATGGAAGGGATGCGGGCCGTTTTGTTACGTGAGACGATTGACTGGAGTGTCTATACGCAAGGGGTGCTTGTCGCGGCCGTTCTCAGTCTTGCGATGGTCGTGTTTGCGGCACTGAATGCACGGGGAGCATTAAAAAAATGA
- a CDS encoding 3-oxoacyl-ACP reductase, whose protein sequence is MKEWKTVNRTVLVTGSSRGLGATIARVLVNKGFKVVINYYKSKDAAEELVNELGAEHAIALYADVTKRQDVETLMQSATAHYGQIDVVINNALVDFKFDPRAQKSFIDLEWEDYQKQLDGTLKAAFHVVQSVLPQFIERNSGTIISIGTNLYQNPVVPYHEYTTAKAGLIGFTRNLASELGQYGINVNVVSGGLLKVTDASAVTTAEVFELIAQSTPLKRVTTPEEVAQMVAFLASEAASGITGQNLTVDGGLTMN, encoded by the coding sequence ATGAAGGAGTGGAAGACAGTGAACAGAACAGTGTTAGTGACGGGAAGCAGTCGAGGACTTGGCGCGACGATTGCAAGAGTATTGGTGAACAAGGGGTTTAAAGTTGTGATTAATTATTATAAGAGCAAGGATGCGGCAGAGGAACTCGTAAATGAGCTTGGTGCAGAACATGCCATTGCCCTGTATGCGGATGTCACGAAGCGACAAGACGTCGAGACATTGATGCAGTCAGCGACAGCTCATTACGGACAAATCGATGTCGTGATCAATAATGCATTAGTCGATTTTAAGTTCGATCCACGCGCTCAAAAATCATTCATCGATTTGGAATGGGAAGATTATCAAAAACAGTTGGATGGCACGTTGAAAGCAGCGTTCCACGTCGTGCAAAGTGTTCTGCCGCAATTCATTGAACGAAATAGCGGCACCATCATCAGCATCGGCACGAATCTGTATCAAAACCCGGTAGTTCCCTATCACGAATATACGACGGCAAAAGCAGGATTGATCGGCTTTACGCGTAATCTTGCATCAGAGCTAGGACAGTACGGCATAAACGTGAATGTTGTCTCCGGCGGCTTGTTGAAAGTGACGGATGCCAGTGCTGTGACGACTGCTGAAGTATTCGAATTGATTGCTCAATCAACTCCGTTAAAAAGAGTGACGACGCCGGAAGAGGTGGCGCAAATGGTCGCCTTTTTAGCGTCAGAAGCCGCCTCTGGCATTACCGGTCAAAATCTAACCGTAGATGGCGGATTGACGATGAATTGA
- a CDS encoding beta-class carbonic anhydrase, whose protein sequence is MTIVNQMLAFNEQFVEEKQYEQFISDKFPDKKVVILTCMDARLTELLPHALGLKNGDAKIIKNAGAVLSHPFGSVMRSILVALYALGAEEVIVIGHHDCGMSTIDPAKMIAEMEGRGINQQVLKTLEASGVDLQQWLRGFTSVEENVGHSVGLIKNHPLLPPGTNVHGLVIDPGTGKLDRVDC, encoded by the coding sequence ATGACAATCGTCAATCAAATGCTTGCGTTCAACGAACAATTCGTCGAAGAAAAACAATACGAACAATTCATCTCGGATAAATTCCCTGATAAAAAGGTCGTGATCTTAACGTGTATGGATGCCCGCTTGACGGAACTCCTCCCGCACGCGCTCGGTCTCAAAAACGGCGATGCGAAGATCATTAAAAATGCAGGGGCCGTCCTCTCGCATCCATTCGGTTCCGTCATGCGCTCGATTCTCGTTGCGCTTTATGCACTCGGTGCAGAAGAAGTCATCGTCATCGGTCACCACGACTGCGGCATGAGTACAATTGATCCGGCGAAGATGATTGCCGAGATGGAAGGACGCGGCATCAATCAACAAGTCTTAAAGACACTCGAAGCCTCCGGTGTCGACTTACAGCAATGGTTACGTGGATTCACGTCAGTCGAAGAAAACGTTGGCCATTCCGTTGGTTTAATTAAAAACCATCCGTTATTACCACCCGGCACAAACGTCCATGGACTCGTCATCGACCCAGGGACAGGGAAACTCGACCGCGTCGATTGCTAA
- a CDS encoding LLM class flavin-dependent oxidoreductase, which translates to MTKTKQLNVGVLLYGCGHHQAAWLMPDSTIEEIGESGYYQRLAQLAEAGCLDAVFFADNQSFPAASATELPAFWLDPLINLTAISQVTRHIGLVSTISSTFSNPYTAARQLLSLDHVTNGRVGWNLVTSMTDWEALNHSMDALPARDERYQKADEFASVMEKLFLSWDQAAFLSSRTDNRLIDSDKIQPIHHSGTYFNVKGPSSTPRSPQGKPVAMQAGASAQGIALASKHADAVYSVSWNVKQAKAFRESLQKQIKESESPERQIKIFPGLVTYVGQTREEALAKKAELDENLPVANALKQLSFFLQQDCSDWDLDKAVPFLPPVDAFSGPVGRYKTILEIIDDTKPTLRELLGYLAAGGGHLTLIGTPEEIVDQMELWFEMGIADGFNLMPPSLPSSLEDFVDLIVPELQKRGLFRKAYQGTTLREHLGLDQVGESDVKNFVN; encoded by the coding sequence ATGACGAAAACGAAGCAGTTAAACGTCGGTGTTTTATTGTACGGTTGTGGGCATCATCAAGCGGCATGGTTAATGCCGGATTCTACGATTGAAGAGATCGGGGAGAGCGGTTATTATCAGCGATTGGCCCAACTAGCGGAAGCGGGTTGTTTGGATGCCGTATTTTTTGCTGACAATCAATCTTTTCCTGCTGCAAGCGCAACTGAACTACCGGCCTTTTGGCTCGATCCTTTAATCAATTTAACCGCTATTTCTCAAGTAACCCGGCATATCGGGTTAGTTTCAACGATATCGAGTACATTTTCGAATCCATATACAGCGGCGAGACAACTGCTAAGCCTTGATCACGTGACGAACGGACGTGTCGGCTGGAACCTGGTTACGTCGATGACGGACTGGGAAGCGTTAAACCATAGTATGGATGCGCTCCCTGCAAGGGACGAACGGTACCAAAAGGCGGATGAATTTGCGTCTGTAATGGAAAAATTATTTTTGTCCTGGGATCAAGCTGCTTTTCTTTCGAGTCGAACGGACAACCGGTTGATTGATTCTGATAAGATTCAACCGATCCATCATAGCGGGACCTACTTCAATGTAAAAGGTCCTTCGTCTACACCGCGTAGTCCTCAAGGGAAGCCGGTGGCGATGCAGGCGGGCGCATCTGCCCAAGGGATTGCACTTGCATCGAAGCACGCGGATGCCGTCTATTCGGTGTCGTGGAATGTAAAGCAAGCGAAAGCATTCCGAGAAAGTCTACAGAAGCAAATCAAAGAAAGTGAGTCACCGGAGCGGCAGATTAAAATCTTTCCGGGATTGGTTACATACGTCGGTCAAACCCGGGAAGAGGCGCTGGCGAAGAAAGCTGAACTGGATGAAAATTTACCGGTCGCGAACGCCTTGAAGCAACTGAGTTTCTTTTTGCAACAGGACTGTTCTGATTGGGATCTTGACAAAGCAGTGCCGTTCTTACCACCTGTCGATGCGTTTTCAGGACCTGTCGGACGCTATAAAACAATCCTTGAAATCATCGATGATACAAAGCCTACACTAAGAGAACTATTAGGTTATCTGGCAGCTGGTGGGGGACACCTGACACTGATAGGTACACCGGAAGAAATCGTCGATCAGATGGAGCTGTGGTTTGAAATGGGTATCGCAGACGGGTTCAATCTGATGCCGCCGTCACTCCCGTCAAGCTTAGAGGATTTTGTAGATCTGATCGTTCCTGAACTGCAAAAAAGAGGGTTGTTTAGAAAAGCCTATCAAGGGACTACGCTTCGGGAACATCTTGGTTTAGATCAGGTGGGGGAGTCGGACGTGAAAAATTTCGTAAACTAA
- a CDS encoding ATP-binding cassette domain-containing protein yields the protein MTVIEVEQLTKEYNGKKVVDQISFHVKKGEIFAFLGPNGAGKSTTVQMLTTLIAVSSGHATINQYDIERDQKNVRLQIGVALQETGIDNDLTGQELLVLQGKLFGFSQEKAVERAHELLELVGLAADGKRRSGTYSGGMKRRLDLALTLVHQPTVLFLDEPTTGLDPASRLQIWTEVRRLNEEYGTTIFLTTQYLEEADQLADRIAIINDGKLIAEGTAAELKAMNGAERIEVVLEDESASEAFRAAFSGRIEKETVLLPSDGTETLKQVVRYLDDHQLTARSLVVKQPSLDDVFIQLTGQAYKEDK from the coding sequence ATGACCGTGATTGAAGTAGAGCAGTTGACGAAGGAGTACAACGGGAAAAAAGTAGTCGACCAAATTTCATTTCATGTGAAAAAAGGGGAGATTTTTGCGTTTTTGGGACCGAACGGCGCCGGCAAGTCGACGACGGTTCAAATGCTGACGACGTTGATTGCCGTCTCGTCCGGTCACGCGACGATTAATCAATATGATATCGAACGCGATCAAAAAAACGTCCGGCTCCAGATTGGCGTTGCCTTGCAGGAAACAGGTATCGATAATGATTTGACGGGTCAGGAGTTGCTCGTACTGCAAGGAAAGTTGTTTGGTTTTTCCCAAGAGAAAGCAGTCGAACGAGCCCATGAATTATTGGAGCTTGTTGGTTTAGCAGCAGATGGCAAGCGCCGGTCCGGGACGTATTCCGGCGGGATGAAGCGGCGGCTCGACTTGGCACTGACGCTCGTTCACCAACCGACTGTCCTCTTTCTCGATGAACCGACGACGGGTCTTGATCCAGCAAGCCGGTTACAGATTTGGACGGAAGTCCGGCGCTTGAACGAAGAATACGGGACGACGATTTTCCTGACGACACAGTATCTCGAAGAAGCCGATCAATTGGCCGACCGGATCGCGATCATCAATGACGGCAAGTTGATTGCGGAAGGAACAGCGGCAGAACTGAAAGCGATGAACGGAGCTGAACGGATTGAAGTCGTCCTTGAAGACGAATCCGCCAGTGAAGCGTTTCGAGCGGCATTTTCGGGACGGATTGAAAAAGAGACCGTTCTCCTGCCGTCAGATGGAACAGAGACACTCAAACAGGTCGTCCGCTATTTGGATGATCACCAGCTGACGGCACGCTCGCTCGTCGTCAAACAGCCGTCACTCGATGATGTGTTTATTCAGTTGACCGGTCAAGCGTATAAGGAGGACAAGTGA
- a CDS encoding DedA family protein codes for MLSSVVNTVLLYLADLGYFGIALGLMIEIIPSEIVLSYGGFMISQGTIGWPLAVVAAVIGGLFSQLFLYWFARYGGRPLILKYGKYLLITEHHLDLAERWFVKYGQGVIFGARFIPVVRHAISIPAGLAKMDQTKFSIYTILAIIPWSILFLYLGETLGTNWRSIKDVAAPYTNGILIAAVVMIVLYVALKKRQRTT; via the coding sequence GTGTTATCTAGCGTCGTCAATACCGTCTTACTATATTTAGCTGACTTAGGTTATTTCGGAATCGCGCTTGGCTTGATGATTGAAATCATCCCGAGTGAGATCGTCTTATCCTATGGTGGATTCATGATTTCTCAAGGGACGATCGGCTGGCCGCTCGCTGTCGTCGCCGCTGTCATCGGTGGATTATTCTCGCAATTATTTTTGTACTGGTTCGCCCGCTATGGCGGTCGTCCACTCATCTTAAAGTACGGAAAATATTTATTGATCACGGAACACCATCTTGATCTCGCGGAACGCTGGTTCGTCAAATACGGACAAGGTGTCATCTTCGGGGCACGGTTCATCCCCGTCGTCCGCCACGCGATCTCGATTCCGGCTGGTCTCGCGAAGATGGATCAAACAAAGTTCTCAATCTACACGATTCTCGCCATCATCCCGTGGTCGATTTTATTTCTCTACCTCGGTGAGACGCTCGGAACGAACTGGCGCTCGATTAAAGACGTCGCCGCTCCGTATACGAACGGCATCCTAATCGCAGCGGTCGTCATGATCGTCTTGTACGTCGCCCTCAAGAAACGCCAACGTACGACATAA
- the adhE gene encoding bifunctional acetaldehyde-CoA/alcohol dehydrogenase: MAVKEKIKQDVSPVEQTINKIVAKGQTALQELLTFDQEKIDTIVRDMALAGLERHVELARLAVEETGRGVFEDKMIKNMFATEYIYNSLREEKTVGILEEDVQNGITYIAEPVGVVCGVTPVTNPTSTTMFKALIAIKTRNPIVFAFHPSAQNCSLEAAKTLRDAAVKAGAPKDCIQWVEQPSLEATKVLMNHTDIAMVLATGGAGMVKSAYSTGKPALGVGPGNVPCYIEKTAKIKRAVSDLVLSKTFDNGMICASEQAVIIDQEIYAEVRAEMEALGCYFCTADEKKRLEALVIKTDTCAVNADIVGKPATWIAAKAGIDVPSNTVMLVAELEKVGSEEPLSHEKLSPVLGAYSVQSTEDAFHVAERMLEIGGLGHTAVIHTTNDDLMTAFGMRMKACRILVNSPSAHGGIGDLYNELTPSLTLGCGSYGKNSVSENVTAKHLLNVKKVARRRVNMQWFKVPEKIFFEKNSVQYLKSIQDVSRALIVTDQAMVEFGYADKVIRNLPAGVSYRIFDQVEPDPSVTTVQVGAQAMRDFKPDLIIALGGGSAMDAAKGMWLFYEQPNETFSNLRQKFLDIRKRAYKFPALGNKAKFVAIPTTSGTGSEVTPFTVITDKEKNVKYPIADYALTPDVAIVDPEFVMTVPASITADTGMDVLTHATEAFVSVLANDYTDGLALKAIKMIFDYLPRAYANGDDAEAREKVHNASTMAGMAFANAFLGINHSIAHKIGGEFHTPHGRTNAILMPHVIRYNAAKPTKLASFPKYESFIADERYAEIARYLGLPAATTEQGVESLIQAITELGQQLNIKMSFKAQGIKKADFEAKLDKMAVDAFEDQCTTANPKMPLVTELRNIMELAYEGV; encoded by the coding sequence ATGGCTGTCAAAGAAAAAATCAAACAAGACGTATCACCTGTCGAACAAACGATCAATAAAATCGTCGCAAAAGGTCAAACCGCATTACAAGAATTATTAACATTTGATCAAGAGAAAATCGATACGATCGTCCGTGACATGGCGCTTGCCGGTCTCGAACGTCACGTTGAACTGGCACGACTCGCCGTAGAAGAAACAGGACGTGGTGTCTTTGAAGATAAAATGATTAAAAATATGTTTGCGACGGAATATATCTATAACAGTCTCCGTGAAGAAAAAACGGTCGGTATCTTAGAAGAAGATGTTCAAAACGGTATCACGTACATCGCGGAACCGGTCGGTGTCGTCTGTGGCGTCACACCTGTGACGAATCCGACATCAACGACGATGTTCAAAGCGTTGATCGCGATTAAAACACGAAACCCGATCGTGTTCGCCTTCCACCCGTCAGCGCAAAACTGTTCACTCGAAGCTGCAAAAACATTACGCGATGCTGCCGTCAAAGCGGGTGCACCAAAAGATTGTATCCAGTGGGTCGAACAACCGTCACTCGAAGCAACAAAAGTCTTGATGAACCATACGGATATCGCGATGGTTCTTGCGACCGGCGGAGCCGGCATGGTCAAATCAGCCTATTCAACAGGTAAGCCGGCACTCGGTGTCGGACCAGGGAACGTTCCATGTTACATCGAAAAAACAGCGAAAATCAAACGTGCCGTCAGTGACCTTGTCCTTTCAAAAACGTTTGATAACGGAATGATTTGTGCATCGGAGCAAGCGGTCATCATCGATCAGGAAATCTACGCGGAAGTTCGTGCGGAGATGGAAGCACTCGGTTGCTATTTCTGTACAGCAGATGAGAAAAAACGTCTCGAAGCGCTCGTCATCAAAACCGATACATGTGCCGTCAATGCCGACATCGTCGGGAAACCGGCAACCTGGATCGCAGCAAAAGCCGGCATCGACGTCCCGAGCAACACTGTCATGCTTGTCGCAGAACTTGAAAAAGTCGGCTCAGAAGAACCACTCTCACACGAAAAACTAAGCCCTGTCCTTGGTGCGTATAGCGTCCAGTCAACAGAAGATGCGTTCCATGTTGCTGAACGGATGCTTGAAATCGGTGGACTCGGTCATACGGCAGTCATCCATACGACGAATGACGACTTGATGACGGCGTTCGGAATGCGGATGAAAGCCTGCCGGATTCTCGTCAACAGCCCATCAGCACACGGCGGGATTGGTGATCTGTATAACGAATTGACGCCATCACTGACACTCGGTTGCGGATCGTACGGGAAAAACTCCGTCTCTGAAAACGTAACGGCGAAACATTTACTCAATGTCAAAAAGGTGGCGAGACGACGCGTGAACATGCAGTGGTTCAAAGTACCGGAAAAGATTTTCTTTGAAAAAAATTCAGTCCAATACTTGAAATCGATTCAAGATGTCTCACGTGCGTTGATCGTCACCGATCAAGCGATGGTCGAGTTCGGCTACGCGGATAAAGTCATCCGCAACTTACCGGCAGGCGTCAGCTACCGGATCTTTGACCAAGTCGAACCGGATCCATCGGTAACGACCGTTCAAGTCGGAGCGCAAGCGATGCGCGATTTTAAACCAGACTTAATCATCGCCCTTGGTGGCGGATCAGCGATGGATGCAGCGAAAGGCATGTGGCTCTTCTACGAGCAACCGAACGAAACGTTCTCGAACTTACGTCAAAAATTCCTCGATATCCGGAAACGGGCCTATAAATTCCCGGCGCTCGGTAACAAAGCGAAGTTCGTCGCGATTCCGACGACATCCGGTACAGGCTCTGAAGTCACACCGTTCACCGTCATCACGGATAAAGAGAAAAACGTCAAGTATCCGATTGCTGACTATGCGTTAACACCAGACGTCGCAATCGTTGATCCGGAATTCGTCATGACGGTCCCGGCATCAATCACGGCGGATACCGGAATGGACGTCCTGACCCACGCGACAGAAGCTTTCGTCTCCGTCCTCGCGAACGACTACACGGATGGACTGGCGTTAAAAGCAATCAAGATGATTTTCGACTACTTACCACGCGCTTATGCGAATGGTGACGATGCCGAAGCGCGCGAAAAAGTTCACAATGCCTCAACGATGGCCGGCATGGCGTTCGCCAATGCTTTCCTCGGGATTAACCACTCGATCGCACACAAAATCGGTGGGGAGTTCCACACGCCACATGGTCGGACGAATGCAATTCTAATGCCACACGTCATCCGCTACAATGCAGCGAAACCGACGAAACTCGCTTCGTTCCCGAAATATGAATCATTCATCGCCGATGAACGGTACGCAGAAATCGCCCGTTATCTCGGACTACCGGCAGCGACGACGGAGCAAGGTGTCGAATCACTAATCCAAGCGATCACAGAACTCGGACAACAGTTGAACATCAAAATGTCATTCAAAGCCCAAGGCATCAAAAAAGCCGACTTTGAAGCAAAACTCGATAAGATGGCAGTCGATGCATTCGAGGATCAATGTACAACAGCGAATCCGAAAATGCCGCTCGTGACGGAACTTCGGAACATCATGGAGCTTGCCTACGAAGGCGTATAA